DNA sequence from the Juglans microcarpa x Juglans regia isolate MS1-56 chromosome 5S, Jm3101_v1.0, whole genome shotgun sequence genome:
CTGAAGAAAGCAACTTTGGTGGTCCTCGTGGGTGGAGATATGATAATGGTGGCACTATTGATGATTGTTCTTTTGGAAGTTGGAGGAGATGTAAGAGTTTTGGAAGGGGTGCTAGAAGTTTTGGCGTGGGGcgtagaggaggaggaggaggagggtcTGGTAATGGTGGAGGCCATGCAGGTGATGGTGGTAGTGGTGCTAAAGGAAGTGGGTCAGGTCACGGTGAAGGTTATGGAGTTGGTGGTGATATAGATGGTAGTGGTGGTGttgggggaggaggaggaggtggtggcggtggaggtggtggcggtggtggaGAAGGTGGAGGCCTTGGAGGAAGTTTAGGACATGGAGGTGGATCTGGTGCAGGTGCTGGTTCTAGTGGTGGTAACGATGAAGGGAGTGGACGTTCtggaggaggtggaggtggaggtggaggtggtgggggtgggggtgggggtgaaGGATTAGGTCATGGCAATGGATATGGCTCCGGTGCAGGGGTAGGGATAGGAGGctttggaggaggaggaggaggaggtggtggtggtggaggtggtgcTAGGGGTGAAGGATCAAGTCATGGTAATGGATATGGCTCGGGTGCAGGAATCGGGATAGGAGGCgctggaggaggaggaggtggtggcgGCGGTGGTGGCAGCAACGATAGTAGTAGTTTTGGTGGAGGGTCTGGACATGGtagtggttttggttttggttttggtgtaGGTGTTGGCGGAattggaggaggtggtggtggcgggGGTGGGGGGGGTGGTGAAGGAGAGGGACATGGACATGGTGAGGGTGGTGGCTTTGGTGTTGGCTGGGGTGCAACTGTTGGTTCTAATAGCGATAGTGGTGGCAAAGGGGCAGGCACAGGACAAGGTGCTGGCAAAGGCTACGGTGGCACTAATGGGATGGGCATAGGATTCGGAATGGGCATTGGATTTGGGTTTGGCAttggaggaggtggtggaggtgatgATACCAATGACAACGGTAATGGTGATCCCTAGAAAATCCTTAACATGGGATGCTTATCCAAAATGCTTCAAAAGAACCTATGCTTTGTggtaatttaaaatacaaaattataaggCCGATCACCTCTATGTCCtgtttcaaaataaatgttacTAATTATTTCTTCCATTGAAATTCTATAAACTCAGCTTTGGGGTTCTTACATCAAGTCCAAAAACTACCGAGATGTTTGCCAAAACCATGACAATGAACTTGTGATGATCACTGCTATTATTAATCGGTCATGAGAGTAGTTTGTTTCGTCGCCAATCGTTTCCCAATTCCATTTTTAAATGGAGAGAAGCATGCATGAACTCGGGAATTGGAGTCATCTAAACTTGGCGCTAAGATCTACTAAATGAATAGAAGTGAACAATTCATGGTGATATATACGACTCTGGGGGATCTGTCAAATGTAAGCATAGGTTCAAGCACAAGCACAAGCACAAGCACAGAAAtctaacaaataattaaaaaaaaaaatacacttttataaataataataataaaaaaaaaaaatacacttttatgCTAACTGATGTGACAGACTTCGATCGAcatcaatcatatatattttgtatgttaAACCTACCATTTTAGATGCAGGCATCAATGCAAAAGCAATGGGTATTGCAATTTCCCACTTGCAGGTTTAACACACCACTGGTGCACACGTGCAGACACAGGATGATGTGTTTCTGCTCGTAAATAAATgagaactagagagagagagagagagagagagagagagagagagattcattCGGTCATAAGAAAATCAGCAGTACATGTATCATTTTCGGTAGCCCTGCAGTAAATACAAGCTTGTACGAAATATTATACGTATGGGGAACTTATATACTTGCAGAAAGGAGTGCTACACCTGGTCTTTGGAATGAAAATTAGAGTAGTTCTGCATCTACTTATAAGACGATGTAGAGAACACGCTCTTCACACCgttgacatgacatgatttaatttaatattagagatttgaatttgaaatttctcttacaaatcaagtACACACCGTCTTACAAatcgaaattttcagaaaattatGATTGACAAATTTACAACTTCAATTGGAAACAGAAGCACGACATGAGTTCTAGGAAAAATGACAATACTGTTTAACTATATTCTAGGCCACTGGGGACTCACCACCTGCACAAACCAATCAATTCATCAACTTCACATTTGATGTAGTCAATAACAAACAGCATAATTGATTTTGAAGTACAAAATAGAAATTTGAGGGAGATTGAAATGAAGATAAGGTCCGTAATCCTCCAGAAAGCAACTTCTAATGTTATGAACAAAACCAGGAGATAGATTAGTGACATACAGAACCATTTATGTCTTGATATTTCTCCTCAAAGACAGTAGACTTAAATGGCATTATTGATCTTTTCCATCTGTTCATTGGAAAATTGTGAATAGAAAGCTAACCTCAAGTGTGCTAAACACTAATCTCATTCTGCTAGCAACAATTGAGGGTTCCTCAGCTTGTCCCTCTACTGCCATTTGCTCTAGTTGAAGAGTCTTTACTGGAAGCCTTCATTAATCATATGAAATAATTAGCTAAAAGGTGTGCGGAGATTTGAGTGCTTGACATTTGAACATAGGTCAACGCTGCTTGAAAGCAAGTTTTAAATCTCCAGGAGGAATTAAACACGTATTTTCACAGCATGAACAAATGAGATATATTAATCAATGAGTCAGGTTGTTGGGAAGTTGGCAGAGTTACAATATACAcaagtgaaaaaaatatcaaagaggCAGGTTTAAGTGCAAATGTAATAAAAACATTCAAGTAACGAGTAGGTAAATAGTATTTTCATATTTGAGAAGAATGGTAACTCGAGTTTCATTGACAAAGATGGCAGGCTTCATCCATTGCCGGAATCTGACTGCCTTCATATCACTATACAAACACACTTGAAAATACTCTTgcaactaaaataaaaacttaatatGCTAAAAGCACCTCACCACGCCATTCCCCTCAAAAAGTATGCATTTGCTATAATAGCACAAAAGCCTTTCCACTGAAGCCTCACTTCATCTGACATTGAGGGTGTAGCTGACCATCTAACAATAGTGGGCTGCGGTGTACACAAGATGGTGATGAATATGATACTCAACCACAGAATGCACTCATCAACCTGTATTgtgaattagagaaaaaaaaaatgagattataaTTCTCAAACCATTTGGGCAGATGTAGTGACCACCAAAAATCATACCAAATACAGAGGTAGTTTGCATCTAGCATACAAACTCATGATCAAGTTTGTAAATGACAACTGCTTCTATTGTCCACATTCTACAGAGATGAACCTATTTGCTTTCAAATAAGACTGACTAAAAGCTACTACAAAGTTCACAACCATAATCATCGGAAGATAATGCAAACTGTAAAAGTAATTAAGCTCATGAGTCACACAATGACAAATAATTCAGGCTGAACCATGTAGAAGTGACTTACTTACCTCTtctgagataattttagatttcaAGCTAGTCGTTCCACCATAATTTTGCATTGCTTCTATTTCAACACTAGATTCCTTCATATCATTAAGTTCTTTTCTTAATCCTTCATCAGTACAGCCCAGTGCATAGGCATTCACCCCAGCATGGATAAACTCCTGGTACAATTAACTAAACGCTTTATTCCGAACAAGACAATAGACTATTGTAATAAATAACAgagaaatacaataaatatacttttaagTTGTCACCTCCTCCGCTGCCAACAGTCATCTTGTATCGCTTAAACAGACTGATTGCTATGTGGCGTGATGATCGgtactcatcatcatcatcctctgaAATTGAATTGTGCAACCGACACTACAATTCATTATTCAATGCTAAACGTATCAAGCGTGTAAATAAGACCACAGAACTTACAGGGGGGAAAAGAAATCAGTTCAGCCAGCCTACCAGCCATCTCTTTGATGCTACATGGTGCGATACATGATGGGTCTTAAGTTGATCACGGcctttcaaagaaaatgaggaattaTGAAGTGCATCACTACACGGATTCCATAGTAGGCTGGGAAAGATTGAAGTACTATTAACCGAGGAATTGACATGGGTAATCTTGCATGAAGATGCTAAGTGAATTGTCATAGCCCGCGGAGCATACGACATCAGCATGGTTGGACCATGATAATTATCACCCTCGAAAAATAAACTGAAGCACAGAGAACAAACCATAAGGTGAAAGAGAAGCGTAAACATTAATCAAATACCAAAACGAGAtcaatatattgataatatcAAACAGATTCCAAAGGTTAACGATTCCCATTATAGGGAAATTGCTATGTGGTCCAAGTATGGCATTCAACTCCTTTCGGAGTCTCTTTACTTAATTCAGGAATATGATACTGAAATACCAGAAGATCTTCTACTTGCCCGGTTCACCAATATTGAAATAACAACCGGGTTGCATCTTACGAGATAAAGAAAACCCGACAAACTAAGataaataagtatataaaaataGAGAACACGGAAGGCAAATATGACTTGCCTTGTTAGAATTTAGATTATCATTTGGAAAGTAAAAAGACACCGAAGCAAAGCAGTCAAGAACCTTCGACTACCAAAGAGAAAGACTGAGATAAAGCGAGAGATCAAATAAGCAGTAGAAAAATGGTTGAGTTGTGGCATATATACTTAAGCCAAACCAGCGATTTGTCCAATGGCTCCGGGGATTCTTTGCCCTCTGGCAGCCTGCCTACAATTTGTTTCCTTGTTAGAGCATGGGTAATGGACTAGTCAAATGTTAATACAAGTctaaactttagctagatgtgagaaaaaaccTCCACATTGAACTAGCCAATGGTCCAAAACTTAAGACTTGAGATacagtaaatcttaagtcctctcCAAACATAGTTAGCTACTGTTCACAatggaaagtaatattttattatttcatcacttctctctctctaatatgGGTGGTTCAGCCATGCATCTgtttgtatattaatattatagtattCTAATGGATGTGGTTAAATACCTCggttaatattaatatgaaatgTTAATATTAGGTTGAGGAAACAAATAgttaggaaacaataattttaagtaaaatgtaaattattaattaatatatgaagtgtatttacaaaatataaaaaaaaaattgtaaaatattattaaaatatataatattatattattattttgattttaggaTGACTAGTCCAATGTGAATTTACCTAgccaaaaattaaaactatagTCAAAACTTAAACttctagctaaaatttagacttgacAATAGTtagaccattgccaatgctcttagttGTTAAGCCGACGAGCTTTCCTATGGACTAGATCCCGGATCCATCAGACTCGGCCGAAAGTAAGGACCATATGTGATGAACCCATGTGAGTGTCCATATGGATCAGGCCCAACATCCCCCATCCTCCGGCATCATTATTTATCGTATTGTACCAACTCAATATTTatcgtattttaaaagtgaGGTTATATgtgaattatttaaattgaaattaggggttatgattttaagaaaaatcctattttagaccttctaaaatataatatatctgcgatatacatatatatatatatatatttatattatctctATTTCATAACAATATTCTTGaatgaaatatgttttggctaaaaaagaattttgcaaaaagtaatttcacaaattgatgtggcttgatatgatacatcatattgtaaagttactttaattataaagtaaatttagcGTATCACATAAGATTCTAAGACCATGTCAGTTTatcaatttacttttataaaattctttcgTGGTTGTAGTAATAATCTTCCTAAATTCGACTTAGGGCTAGTTTGGCTAgagtattcattattttattattacttttcattattattcacttctattcaatattctatcattacttttttactactattcacaaaatatctgaaatcacCTCACTACCTAAACGCAATCTTACTCTTTATTTTCACGAGACAAACGAAATATTTCCTTAAACTTAGTCAAGTTATCCTAAGTaattaaggccccgtttggaacttggagttcaatctaattttaaccTGAGTATAGCATCTAAACACCCAactttcaaatcactaaactcatctcaactcaaaatctctttacacgtggaactcacaacctttttcaactcaacatttttttacatgcGGGATcgacaaccttttttaacttcctataaatacatttaaactcattttaatattcaaacacatctatACTCATCTTAAGTGGCCCCCACAAAactacatctaaactcatcttaagtggcccccacaaaacttactccaccatttcaactcattactattcataaagaactcagctcagctcagctcaacatccaaacgagactTATAGATTGTCTATGCCACATTTATTGCCCCATCCTTTGTTATTTAACATATTAGAAAATTTCAAACCCTAGATGTTTTTTGGTGTACAATGCATTTGCCACACTTTATGAGTCCTTTGCCCTATAAATCGGGGCAggaatacaaaatttattttgttggatacaatttttttttttttataaattaaattttgtgtgaAGGGTATATTATCTAAAAACAGTATTGAGAGGTGGCTTGATTTATGTTGAAAAAGTGTCTCCACAGATTATTTGCTCGAGCGGTGTCTCTACCGCTCAAGTGAAACTTCAGACAGTGAGTTCGTTCATCAATTGCTCGACAATCAGCTCGAGCTGGACACAACCTatgagttcgctcgacacccgATCGACAGTCAGCTCGAGCGGGATGCAAACCCGAGAGTTCGCTCAACACTCAGCTTGGGCGAGCGCTAGCCCTAATGTTCACTTGAACGAATGTTTGTATTTCAGGGTTTCGTTCCGTTTCAATATAAATACATGTTGTTTTCCTTGTATTTTTTGACTTTTA
Encoded proteins:
- the LOC121267041 gene encoding glycine-rich protein DOT1-like, which gives rise to MAMGANSKFDLYVAFIFVSIAFTLNVNAGHGGYAEESNFGGPRGWRYDNGGTIDDCSFGSWRRCKSFGRGARSFGVGRRGGGGGGSGNGGGHAGDGGSGAKGSGSGHGEGYGVGGDIDGSGGVGGGGGGGGGGGGGGGGEGGGLGGSLGHGGGSGAGAGSSGGNDEGSGRSGGGVGIGGFGGGGGGGGGGGGGARGEGSSHGNGYGSGAGIGIGGAGGGGGGGGGGGSNDSSSFGGGSGHGSGFGFGFGVGVGGIGGGGGGGGGGGGEGEGHGHGEGGGFGVGWGATVGSNSDSGGKGAGTGQGAGKGYGGTNGMGIGFGMGIGFGFGIGGGGGGDDTNDNGNGDP
- the LOC121267042 gene encoding uncharacterized protein LOC121267042, which codes for MAEDDDDEYRSSRHIAISLFKRYKMTVGSGGGDNLKEFIHAGVNAYALGCTDEGLRKELNDMKESSVEIEAMQNYGGTTSLKSKIISEEVDECILWLSIIFITILCTPQPTIVRWSATPSMSDEVRLQWKGFCAIIANAYFLRGMAWLPVKTLQLEQMAVEGQAEEPSIVASRMRLVFSTLEVVSPQWPRI